Below is a window of Halobaculum lipolyticum DNA.
GTCGGACGCGACGAGTCCGGGTTCACGGCCGGCTCTTCATGGACACTCCGGGCGGTCCGACGGGACCGCCCGCCCGGACTCGACGCTATCGGAGGGCGCCGACCGGCGTCGCGCCCACGACACCCTCGTCGTCGCCGTCCCGGCCGTCGACTCGGTCGGGGATACCCGACGAGTAACAATGGTCGGATCGGCCATCGGATAGATCGCTCGCCGACGGCGGCCCGCCGCCGCCCTCGACGCGAGCGACGCCCGAGCCACACGCGGCCGTCGTCGTGGACGGCGGCCGACAGGTGCTCGGTCGACCGACAGCGGCTCCCCGGCCGACTGTCCGCCATCGCATCGCACCACACCGGCCGCGTCGCTCACGGCGCGGCCGACTTCGGTTCCGGCTCGGCGGGCGACACCGCCACGCCGACAGCCGCCGTTCTCGCCGCCGTCGCCGCCGAGACCCGACCAGCGTCGCTACCCGGGCGTCGCCACGGACGGGTAGCGGCACGATACACGCGGACGGCGTCGGGACCCGTCGACGCCGACGGCTCTCGGCGGCCGTCGCGGCCGGCAGCCGGCGGCGGAGCAACGGCGCGGCGACCGGTCGGGACCGACGGGAGCGCGTTCGGCCGACGCGCCGGCGGTCCGATCGCCGGTCGGCAGCGACCGTGCAGCCACGCGGACGTGTCGGACGGGCATCCGAACGGAGTCGACCCGTACTCGTGTCGATAGCCGTGAACTACCCGGAAATACCCATATTCGGGCGTCGGCCGTCCCGCTTCCCATGCCGGACCGAGGCGGAGGGCGGTAGCCGTGCGGACGGGACGCATCGCCATCGCGCACAAAGACTACGACGTACGGGGCGGCGGGGAGGTGCTCGCCGAGGAGCTGGCACGGACGTTCGAGGCGCCGCTGTACGTCGGCCACGGCGACCCGGCGAACCAACCCGACGACGGCGAGGTGGACGTGCGGGAACTGGCCCCCGGAAGCCCGCTCCACCGGCTGATGCGCCGCGACGGGGCGATCCGCGGGATCGGGCACATGCTCCACTGGCGCGACAACGCCCACGCCGCCCTCGGCGAGTACGAGGTCGTGGTCACGAGCGGGAACGAGCCGCTGTGGTGGCTCCCCGCCGACCGGCAGACGGTCGTCGCGTACACCCACAGCCCGCCGCGCTGGCTGTACGACCGCTACCACGAGAGCGAGGGGTTCGTCGGCCGGACGTACCAGCAGTTCCAGCGGCGGCTGTACGAGGGGGCGGTGAAGCGGCCGGACCTGTTCGTCGCCAACTCCGACCTCGTGGCTCGGCGCATCCGGCGCTACTGGAGCGTCCCCGACGAGCGGATCCGGACGGTGTACCCGCCGGTCGACACGGCGGCGTTCTCCCCCGAGGACGCGCCGACGGGGGACTACTGGCTCGCGCTGTCGCGCCTCGACGCGGCGAAACACACCGCCGACGTCGTCGAGGCGGTCGCCGAGCGGGGCGACCGGCTGGTCGTCGCCGGCGACGGGCCCGAGCGCGAGCGGCTCGAACGCCTCGCCGGCCCGACCGTCGAGTTCGTCGGCTACGTCGACGAGGCGGAGAAGCGGGAGTTGCTGTCGGGGGCGAGAGCGTGCGTGTACGCCGCCGCCAACGAGGACTTCGGGATGGTCCCGGTGGAGGCGATGGCCGCCGGCACGCCGGTCGTCGGCGTCGACGACGGGTTCACCGCGTTCCAGGTTCGCGACGGGGTCAACGGCGTCGTGTTCGAGCGCGGCGCGCTCGCGGCGGCGCTCGACCGGTTCGAGCGCGACGGCGTCCGCTGGGACGGCGATCAGATCGCCGCGTTCGCCCGCGCGAACTTCTCGGTCGAGCGCTTCCGCCGGGAGATGCGCGAGGCGGTCGTCGACGCCGTCGAGGCGGCCAGCGTCGAGCCGGAGTGGGTCCTGCCGCCCGAGTGCGTCCCGGGCGACGCCGGCGAGGAGAGCGACGCCGCCGAGCAGGACGCCGGATGGAGCGGATCGGAGGGGGCGCCGGTGCCAGATCGGGGGCGCGATCGATGAGCCGGATGGGGGTCGACGCCGACGACCGCACGCCCGCCGTCGCCGCCGACGGACCCGCCGCCGACGGACCCGCCGCCGACGGGGATCCCGGCGCCGGCACCGCACGGCTCAACCTCGGCTGCGGCGACGACTACCGCGAGGGGTGGCACAACGTCGACGTCGCCGCGAGCGTCGCCCCCGACGAGGTGGTCGACCTCGCCGAACGCCCGTGGCCGTGGCCCGACGACGCGTGGACGCACGTGCGGGCCGAACACGTCCTCGAACACCTCGACCCCGTCCCGTGGGACGAGTTGACCCGCGTGCTGGCCCCGGGCGGACGACTGGAACTGGTGTACCCCATCGGTCACACGCGGTTCGAGGACCCCAGCCACGCGGGGTTCTGGAACTACCACACCGCCGAGGCGCTCGTCGGCGACCGCGCCCACGGCCACCAGTTCGTGGCGGGGCTGACGCTCGTGTCGCGCGAGGTCGAGTGGGACCTGTCGATCCGGAGCCGCCTGCTACGGCTGTGGGTGCGCTGGCACCTGTTCCGGGACGGTCCCGGCCCGTGGCTCTCGCAGGTCCCGGGCCTGTACGGCGAGGTGCGCGCCGAGTACGTGCCGGCGTCGCCGGAGCGGACGCGGGACGACGGATCGGACGGCCCGACGACGGGGGGCGACGGATGACCGTCGAGAACCCGGTCACGCGGTGGATCGCGCGGTGGATCATGCGCATCGAGGCCGCGGGGAACGTGCTCCGCATCGTCCTGTTCGGCGGGACGTTCGTCTCGACCGGGGTGTCGGCGCTGGCGACGTACGGGCACGCCGAGTGGGCGTGGCCGTTCGTCGCGGTCGTCACGGTCGGGACGGTCGTGTTCGCGTACGTGTACGCCGAGCGCGGCGTGCTGAACCAGAAGAACCGCGACAGCGTCGACATCGGCGACAACTACTCCGGGCCGACGATGCTGATGGACTCGCTCATCGAGGCGCGCCAGTTGGCGCTGCTCGGCTACGTCCTCCAGAACGGCGGCGTCGAGTCGTACGAGGACCTCGCGGCGGAGCTGGAAGACGTCACCGTCGAGGAGTGGACCGCGCTGCGCGACGGCGTCGACACGGAGGCGCTCGACCGCGACCGCCACGCACCCGGCGATGGCCCCGGCGACGGCGACGGCGCCGGGACGCGCTGGCGGCGGGGACCCGGCGGAGCGCCCCCGACGGCGGACGGGGCGAGCGAGGCGAGGGCCGACGGACCGAGCGGCGGGAGCGGTGCGGCCGACCGGGAGACGACGGAGACACGCAACTCATGACGCTACACGATTGGATCACGGAGTCGAGACGACGGTTCGAGGAACAGCCGCCGGCGACGGCGGCGCGGCGGTCCGCGCGGGCGTTCGCCCGCGGCGGCATCAGGCGCGTCGGCCGCCACGTGGGCGGACCGATCTGGGAGTACGGCGACTGGGACGTGTTGGTCGTGCTCGACGCCTGTCGGACGGACCTCATGCGCGAGGTGATCCGCGAGTACGACGCGCTCCCGGACGTCGTGGAGACGCGGTGGTCGAACGCCTCCTGTTCGATCGACTGGATCCTCCGCAACTGGACCGCCGGCCACGACGCGGTGCCGCGGGCGGGCTACGTCACGGCGAACCCGTTCGCCGACCACGACTGGCCGGACTGCCGGTCGGCGGAC
It encodes the following:
- a CDS encoding glycosyltransferase, whose product is MRTGRIAIAHKDYDVRGGGEVLAEELARTFEAPLYVGHGDPANQPDDGEVDVRELAPGSPLHRLMRRDGAIRGIGHMLHWRDNAHAALGEYEVVVTSGNEPLWWLPADRQTVVAYTHSPPRWLYDRYHESEGFVGRTYQQFQRRLYEGAVKRPDLFVANSDLVARRIRRYWSVPDERIRTVYPPVDTAAFSPEDAPTGDYWLALSRLDAAKHTADVVEAVAERGDRLVVAGDGPERERLERLAGPTVEFVGYVDEAEKRELLSGARACVYAAANEDFGMVPVEAMAAGTPVVGVDDGFTAFQVRDGVNGVVFERGALAAALDRFERDGVRWDGDQIAAFARANFSVERFRREMREAVVDAVEAASVEPEWVLPPECVPGDAGEESDAAEQDAGWSGSEGAPVPDRGRDR
- a CDS encoding class I SAM-dependent methyltransferase; this encodes MSRMGVDADDRTPAVAADGPAADGPAADGDPGAGTARLNLGCGDDYREGWHNVDVAASVAPDEVVDLAERPWPWPDDAWTHVRAEHVLEHLDPVPWDELTRVLAPGGRLELVYPIGHTRFEDPSHAGFWNYHTAEALVGDRAHGHQFVAGLTLVSREVEWDLSIRSRLLRLWVRWHLFRDGPGPWLSQVPGLYGEVRAEYVPASPERTRDDGSDGPTTGGDG